The sequence below is a genomic window from Denitratisoma sp. DHT3.
CAGCTTCCTTCAGGGTGTTGGCGGCGCCGTCGTGGAAGTAGGGGTAGGTCATTTCCACGTTGCGCAGCGTCGGCACCTTGAAGTTGAAGCGGTCGGCGTCCTGGCCCGTCACGGCGACGCGGCCCTCGGCCGGGCTGCTGGCCTTGTAGGCCTCGACCACGCCCATCTTCTGGAAGGAATTGCCGCCGACGGCGGCGCCGTTGTGGCAGCCGACGCAGCCGCTTTCCTTGAAGAGCTTGTAGCCGGCGAGCTCGTTGGCGGTCAGTGCCTTCTTGTCGCCCTTCAGCCACTTGTCGAAGCGGGAATTGGGCGTCACCAGGGTTTCCTCGAAAGCCGCGATGGCCTTGGTCACCTTGTCGATGTCCACCTTGTCGGAACCGAAGACCTTCTTGAATTCGGCCACGTAGCCGGGAATCGACTGCAGCACCTCGATCGCCAGCACGTGGCTGGACGCCATCTCGCCGGGATTGGCGATGGGGCCGCCGGCCTGGGCCTTCAGGTCGGCGGCGCGGCCGTCCCAGAACTGGGCGACGTTGAGGCTCGAATTGAGCACCGTCGGCGCGTTGATCGGGCCTTCGGTCCAGTTGTGGCCGATGGAGGTCTTGATGTTGTCGGTACCGCCCATGGACAGGTTGTGGCAGGAATTGCAGGAAATGAAGCCGGACTTGGACAGGCGCGGATCGAAATAGAGTTTCTTGCCCAGTTCGGCCAAGGCCGGGTTGGCCACCTTGGGCGCGACGATGGGCTGGATCGGCTCATCGGCCGCGAAGGCCGTGGCAGCGCCGGCGATAGCGAGGCTCGCGAAGAAGATACGGACTTTCATACTTGTGCTCCCTTGCTTGGAAAAATCTTGCATTGAGCCAAATGATATCCATATAGCCTTCATGGGTGTTGATGTAAGTCAATGATTTATAATAGTTTTATTTTATGTGCCCTATAGCCGTTTTCTATGGGGTCGTCCAATGAAACTCTGCGTCCCGCCTGATGCCGGCGGCGCGCATCATCGAGCGCGGCACGCCAAGGATGCTATGGTTGCAGCCCGCTGTCCCTTCTCCTGTCGTGTGCCCGGTCGTGATGCCTTCCCGCGCCTCTTTTTCCATTCCTCTTCCGGCCGACTTCCGACCCCGCGACGTCCTCGACTTTCACGCCCGCGACGCGCAGGCGCTGGCCGAGCGGGTCGTCGGCGCTGGCTTGCAAAAAGGCCTGGTCTGGGCGGACCGCGCGGCCCGTCTGGAAATTCGTTTCGTGTCCGGGCAGGCCGAGGTGGAGCTGGCGGTCGATGGCGGGGACGAGATCGACCGGGACGCGCTGGCGCGGATGGCACGGCGCATGCTGGGCCTCACCCAGCCGATCGAGGAATTCGAGCGGACCTACCGCCGCCACCCGCAACTGGGGCGCCTCATCGCCCAGCGGCCGGGATTGCGGGTGCCGCTCTCGGCCACGCCTTTCGAAGCCTTGACCTGGGCGATCGCCGGCCAGCAGATCAGTGTCGGCGCGGCGGTCTCGTTGCGCCGGAAATTCATCCAGGCGGCGGGCCTGCGGCATTCCGGCGGATTGCTCTGCTATCCGGAAGCCACCCAGGTGGCGCGCTTGAGCGAAGCGGACCTGCGCCGGG
It includes:
- a CDS encoding DNA-3-methyladenine glycosylase family protein, with translation MPSRASFSIPLPADFRPRDVLDFHARDAQALAERVVGAGLQKGLVWADRAARLEIRFVSGQAEVELAVDGGDEIDRDALARMARRMLGLTQPIEEFERTYRRHPQLGRLIAQRPGLRVPLSATPFEALTWAIAGQQISVGAAVSLRRKFIQAAGLRHSGGLLCYPEATQVARLSEADLRRAGFSLTKAQALLALSRAVAENRLPLASWLETLPVEEMRAQLLALRGIGPWTVNYALLRGFGWLDGSLHGDAAVRRGLQRLLGGADKMDEDAARRWLAEFSPWRALVAAHLWAWIATNP
- a CDS encoding cytochrome-c peroxidase, whose translation is MKVRIFFASLAIAGAATAFAADEPIQPIVAPKVANPALAELGKKLYFDPRLSKSGFISCNSCHNLSMGGTDNIKTSIGHNWTEGPINAPTVLNSSLNVAQFWDGRAADLKAQAGGPIANPGEMASSHVLAIEVLQSIPGYVAEFKKVFGSDKVDIDKVTKAIAAFEETLVTPNSRFDKWLKGDKKALTANELAGYKLFKESGCVGCHNGAAVGGNSFQKMGVVEAYKASSPAEGRVAVTGQDADRFNFKVPTLRNVEMTYPYFHDGAANTLKEAVDTMGRIQLGKKFTGDENAKIVAFLKTLTGEQPSFKLPILPPSSDATPRPQPFAKK